GTCGCCGCAGGCGGAGCACCGGGAGTCCCTGCTGTTCTTCGTCCCTGTCTTCGCCGTCGGCTTCTTCCCCTGGTGGCTCTTCCTGCCGCAGGCAGCCGGGCGCGACGGTCGCGGCGAGGGAGAGCGGCGCCTCGCGCAGTTCCTCTGGATCTGGGCGGGCGCGATCCTCGTCTTCTTCTCCTTGTCGAGCGGGAAGCTGATGTCGTACGTCCTCCCCGCGCTACCGCCGGCCGCGCTCCTCGCGGGACGGGCCTGGACGGCGTTCCTCCGCGGGATGCGCGGCCGGGGGTTTGCCGCGTCCACGCGGGCCGGTGTCGCGATCTCGGCGTCGGGCATGGCGGCGACGGCCGTGGCGTGCCGGCTGGCGCTACCGCGGTGGATCGAGCGCCAGGCGAAGATCCCTCTGGCGGACGTCGCGTGGATCGCCGCGGCGCTCGCCGTCGTGCTGGCCGCGGGCGCGGCCTCGCTCCTGTGGCTGGCGTGGCGCGACCGGCGGCTCGGTGCGCTCGTCGCGACCTGCATCGTCGCGGCGGCCGTCTTCCTCCTGGTTCTGAGGGCGGCGAAGGCGGTCGAGCCGCACCGGAGCACGAAGCCGATCGCGGAGGCGCTCGGCGCCCGCATCGGGCCCGGCGACCGGATCGCGGAGTACCGGATCCTCCAACCGAGCCTGGAGTACTACCTCGCTCGGCCGCCGATCCAGGTCGGCATGCTCGGAGAGCTGCGTTTCGGCGCCTCGATCCAGCCCGATCCCGCGCGCTACATCGAGGATCCGGCCGGCCTCGAGCCGCTCATGGAATCGGCCGGGACCGTGTGGTGCCTCGCCGAGCGCGTGGACGTCCCCGAGATCGAGAGGCTCCTCAGGACCCCCGTGCGTCCCGTGGCCTCGAACGCCTACTTCGTGCTGTTCAAGAATCGTCCCACCTCGTCCGTTCCGCCGGGAGGTTGAGCGTGAGGGCGAGAACGGGCCCGGCGGCGGGCCCCGATGCCCTGCGCTAACATCGGTGCCCGTGACATCGATCCTCCGGCCGATACGGAAAGGTGGGCCCGCCATGACCAAGCCCGTGCTTGTCCGGGTTCTCATATTCCTGTCCTTGGGCTTCTGCTCGTCCGCTCTTTGCGCCGACGAGCCGCTGTGGCAGCCGCCACCCAAGAACGATTCGCGGGTGCTGCTCCTCAAACCGAAGCCAGGCGTCGGGCACGCGGACGTCGCCCGCCAACACGCCGCGAGGCGGGTGAAGGTCAAGCACACGCTCCCGTTGCTGGGCGATCTGCAACTCGTGGAGCTGCCGCCCGACGCCTCGGTCGAGGCGACGATCGCGGCGTATCGCGCGTCCGGCCAGTTCGAGTACGTCGAGCCGGACAGCGTGTTGCGCATCGCCGACACCGTGCCGAACGATCCCCTCTACTCGAACCTGTACGGGATGGCGAAGATCCAGGCTCCGCTGGCGTGGGACGTGCAGACCGACGCCGCCGACGTGGTCGTGGCCGTCATCGACACGGGCATCGATTCCACCCACCCGGACCTCTCGGGCAACCTCTGGACCAACCCGGTCGACGGCTCCCACGGCTTCCGATTTCAGAACGGCGTGGAATTCGTCGGCGCCGAGGACGACAACGGCCACGGCACTCACGTGGCGGGCACCATCGGCGCGGCCGGGAACAACGCGCTGGGCGTGGCGGGGTGCAACTGGAAGGTGCAGCTTCTGGCGATCAAGTTCCTCGGGTCCGGCGGCTCGGGCTTCACCTCCGACGCCGTGCTCGGCTTCAACAAGGTCCTCGAGCTCAAGCAGGCCGGGGTGAACGTCCGCGTGACCAACAACTCCTGGGGCGGGAGCGGCAATAGCCAGGCGCTGGCCGACGCGATGAGCGCCTGCGAGGCGGCCGGCGTGCTCAACGTCTGCGCCGCCGGCAACGGCGGTTCCAACATCGACGCCAGTCCCACGTATCCCGCCGCCTACCCCAACCGCGGGCTGCTCAGCGTCGGCGCCACCGACCGCGCCGACGTGGCCGCGCCGTATTCCAATCGCGGGCTGGGAGCCGTGGACCTCATGGCGCCCGGGGTCTCCATCGACTCCACCGTCCCGAGCGGGGCCTGCCCCTTGTGCGACCCGTCGGGCTACCGCTACCTCAGCGGCACCTCGATGGCCGCCCCGCACGTCGCCGGCGTCGCGGCGGCGCTGCTGCACCTCCACCCGGAGCTCAGCGCCTACGCGGCCCGCGACGTCCTCCTGCATTTCGACAGCTATGACCCCGTCGCCGACCCCGTCGCCCGGACCACGTCGACCGGCGGGCGGCTGAATTTCCACAAGGCCCTCACGAACCCGTATGCGGACCATCCCGTCCTCAACCGTTTCCCCAGCGTGAATCCCGCAGCCGATCAGGTCGTCGTGGCGGGCCAGACCGTGAGCCTCAACGTGAGCGGCAGCGATCCCGATGGAGATCCGCTGCGGGCTTCGCTCGTGCGCACGGCGGATTTCCCGCACGCCTGGCTGCTGGGACGAATGGCGGAGCTGGTCTTCCCCGCGCCCTCGGCACCCTCGTTCTCGTTCGCGGCGCCGTCGCTCAGCCTCGGGACGAGCGTTCGCTACGTCCGTTCGCTGGCGGACGGCCGCGGCGGAAGCGACGTCGCCGAGAACAGCGTGACGGTGCTCGCCTCCGACGCCGCGGGCGTGCCGCCCGCGATCACCGGCTACTCCGTTTCGCCCACCGTGGCGCCCACGGGCACCAACGTGTGGATCACCCTGTCCGCCAGCGACCCCGATGGCGGGCCTTTGCTGTACTCCGTGCTGTATGGCGGCACGGGCCTCTGCTGCCTCTACGCGAACACCACGGCCGGCGTCGCGTTCTCACAGCCCGGCTCCTACCGGTTGCGCAGCACGGTCATGGACGACCAGCTCCACGCCGTCGGGAGCGCCAGCGCGGTGGCCAAAGTCGGCGGTGCCACCAACGAGCCCCCCGTGTGCGTCGCGACCCTCGACTCCGAGAGCGGTCCCGCGCCGCTGACGGTGCAGTACGACGCCAGCCGCAGCTACGACCCCGACGGCGTCATCAAGCGCGTCGCCGTTTGGTCGGATCGCTGGAACTCCGTGGGGTCATGGAACGCCCCCGCCACGGGCACAATCGTGTACAACCAACCCGGCAACTACTGGATGACCCTCGATGTCGAGGACAACCAGGGCGCCCGGGACAGCGCCGAGTTCTTCATCACCGTGCTCGCGCCCGCAACCCGTCCCGAGTCGCCGCTGATCGGGGTCGCCCCGACGACGCTCTCACAGACCGTGAGTCAAGGGCAGAACGCCGCCGGCCAGGTCCTCGAGGTCTGGAACGCGGGCGCGGGCACGCTCGGCTACTCGATCAGCGACGATGCTCCCTGGTTGTCG
This genomic stretch from Terriglobia bacterium harbors:
- a CDS encoding S8 family serine peptidase — its product is MTKPVLVRVLIFLSLGFCSSALCADEPLWQPPPKNDSRVLLLKPKPGVGHADVARQHAARRVKVKHTLPLLGDLQLVELPPDASVEATIAAYRASGQFEYVEPDSVLRIADTVPNDPLYSNLYGMAKIQAPLAWDVQTDAADVVVAVIDTGIDSTHPDLSGNLWTNPVDGSHGFRFQNGVEFVGAEDDNGHGTHVAGTIGAAGNNALGVAGCNWKVQLLAIKFLGSGGSGFTSDAVLGFNKVLELKQAGVNVRVTNNSWGGSGNSQALADAMSACEAAGVLNVCAAGNGGSNIDASPTYPAAYPNRGLLSVGATDRADVAAPYSNRGLGAVDLMAPGVSIDSTVPSGACPLCDPSGYRYLSGTSMAAPHVAGVAAALLHLHPELSAYAARDVLLHFDSYDPVADPVARTTSTGGRLNFHKALTNPYADHPVLNRFPSVNPAADQVVVAGQTVSLNVSGSDPDGDPLRASLVRTADFPHAWLLGRMAELVFPAPSAPSFSFAAPSLSLGTSVRYVRSLADGRGGSDVAENSVTVLASDAAGVPPAITGYSVSPTVAPTGTNVWITLSASDPDGGPLLYSVLYGGTGLCCLYANTTAGVAFSQPGSYRLRSTVMDDQLHAVGSASAVAKVGGATNEPPVCVATLDSESGPAPLTVQYDASRSYDPDGVIKRVAVWSDRWNSVGSWNAPATGTIVYNQPGNYWMTLDVEDNQGARDSAEFFITVLAPATRPESPLIGVAPTTLSQTVSQGQNAAGQVLEVWNAGAGTLGYSISDDAPWLSVAPSTGTSTGEHDPIQVTYGTSRLAPGDYSAVITLTGPASDSPRTVAVYLHVNGALVADAQTVGTLEDRPFAVTLTGSGPGGETLTFNVVTPPAKGVLSGVAPSLTYTPNADANGSDRFTFKVSDGQLESAPATVTVAINAVNDPPTFTLRGASVTARKNAGIQSLAGWVTRIRPGPADEAGQTVSFTASNSNPSLFAVQPAIDGAGTLTFRPAKARTGGATVTVFARDDGGTANGGSDQSASRTFTITVR
- a CDS encoding glycosyltransferase family 39 protein → MTTRERVVAALVLGSIAALYLVHLGETAFWDPDEGRYASVAAAMVRSGDWIVPRLGGAPYLEKPPLLYWCTAASFRLLGFSELAGRLPTALFALAGIGAVFLFGSRSVDRETGLAAAGILAASPGYFAMGRLLTTDMLLCCAMTLALLAFFRAAETGSRGRYLGFWAAAAAATLAKGPVGLVLTVFVAVAYAVVSRQWRVLREMRWAAGGLLVAVLVLPWFAAVEARHPEFLEFFVVKQHLERFLSPQAEHRESLLFFVPVFAVGFFPWWLFLPQAAGRDGRGEGERRLAQFLWIWAGAILVFFSLSSGKLMSYVLPALPPAALLAGRAWTAFLRGMRGRGFAASTRAGVAISASGMAATAVACRLALPRWIERQAKIPLADVAWIAAALAVVLAAGAASLLWLAWRDRRLGALVATCIVAAAVFLLVLRAAKAVEPHRSTKPIAEALGARIGPGDRIAEYRILQPSLEYYLARPPIQVGMLGELRFGASIQPDPARYIEDPAGLEPLMESAGTVWCLAERVDVPEIERLLRTPVRPVASNAYFVLFKNRPTSSVPPGG